A window from Polyangiaceae bacterium encodes these proteins:
- a CDS encoding RHS repeat-associated core domain-containing protein, translating to MTSSAGVVERRYYVHSPERAIAVVTRGGAEPGTRFFHADHLGSIDVITKEDGTIAERRSHDAYGQRRNPEWGKPFGSFTSRTTRGFTGHEEDEDLGLVNMKGRIMDPRLGRFTTTDPVIADIWNGQTLNRYSYVNGNPLAFIDPTGFSPQEAELPGKWETHLLPPVHIGPEKDSFTYGVEIKKPGESPKDAAEVGAYVPPIDVSTTGNGGEGLPYEPTLPEPKKGSFLDGVGAGLGDFC from the coding sequence GTGACGAGTTCTGCTGGCGTCGTCGAACGTCGCTATTACGTGCATTCACCGGAACGGGCGATCGCCGTGGTAACGCGAGGTGGTGCAGAGCCAGGAACGCGGTTTTTCCATGCCGACCATTTGGGCTCGATCGACGTCATCACGAAAGAAGACGGCACGATTGCGGAGCGGCGAAGCCACGATGCCTACGGGCAACGGCGAAATCCAGAATGGGGCAAGCCCTTCGGGAGCTTCACGAGCCGCACGACGCGCGGCTTCACGGGACACGAGGAAGACGAGGATTTAGGCCTCGTGAACATGAAAGGGAGGATCATGGATCCGCGTCTCGGGCGATTCACGACGACGGATCCGGTCATTGCGGACATTTGGAACGGGCAGACGCTCAACAGATACTCGTACGTCAATGGGAATCCGCTTGCATTCATCGATCCTACGGGTTTTTCGCCGCAGGAAGCGGAGCTGCCGGGCAAATGGGAAACCCATCTTTTGCCACCTGTGCACATTGGCCCAGAGAAAGATTCGTTCACCTATGGCGTTGAAATCAAAAAGCCAGGCGAATCGCCAAAGGATGCTGCCGAAGTGGGCGCCTACGTGCCTCCCATCGACGTGAGCACGACGGGAAATGGTGGCGAGGGTTTGCCGTACGAACCGACGCTACCCGAGCCGAAAAAGGGCAGTTTTCTCGACGGGGTGGGTGCGGGTTTGGGCGATTTTTGTTGA